A DNA window from Streptomyces canus contains the following coding sequences:
- a CDS encoding GNAT family N-acetyltransferase: MYAISLGDDGAELRPLEPWHAEEFLANLERGREFIGQFIPFGSQAVDVASARETLQRYARMRADDTGGYHGIWLDGKLVGGVLTLNFDAEQGNCEVGCWLEPAATGRGLITRAMRILIDWVVEERGVHRVEWVAASGNTASINVARRLGMTRDGVRREAHPYRGVRHDLEVWSILAPEWREARARAARNDH, translated from the coding sequence ATGTACGCGATATCCCTGGGTGACGACGGGGCCGAACTGCGGCCCCTGGAGCCGTGGCACGCGGAGGAGTTCCTGGCCAATCTGGAGCGGGGCCGGGAGTTCATCGGGCAGTTCATCCCCTTCGGCTCCCAGGCCGTCGACGTGGCCTCCGCGCGCGAGACACTCCAGCGGTACGCCCGGATGCGCGCCGACGACACCGGCGGCTACCACGGCATCTGGCTCGACGGAAAGCTCGTCGGCGGAGTGCTCACCCTCAACTTCGACGCCGAACAGGGAAACTGCGAGGTCGGCTGCTGGCTGGAGCCCGCCGCGACCGGCCGCGGACTGATCACCCGGGCCATGCGGATACTGATCGACTGGGTGGTCGAGGAGCGCGGTGTCCACCGGGTCGAATGGGTCGCCGCGTCGGGAAACACGGCCAGCATCAACGTCGCCCGGCGCCTGGGAATGACCCGCGACGGAGTCCGCCGTGAGGCCCACCCCTATCGTGGCGTACGGCACGACCTCGAGGTGTGGTCGATTCTCGCCCCCGAGTGGCGTGAAGCACGCGCGCGTGCAGCCCGGAACGATCATTAA
- a CDS encoding helix-turn-helix transcriptional regulator gives MLGLVETRSVSPVFVGRTEELNSLNEALARAAAGEPQALLLGGEAGVGKTRLVEEFATAACRQGAVVALGGCVEIGADGLPFAPFSTALRALRRALPDELAAAAAGQEEELARLLPEVGEALPARGTGRHDEESLARLFELTARLLERVAAERTVVVALEDLHWADASTRHLLAYLFRTLRTGRLVVLATYRADDIHRRHPLRPLLAELDRLRTVRRIELGRFNRDEVSRQIAGILATEPNPAQVDDIFQRSDGNAFFVEELAVCATEGCGTGLTDSLRDLLLVRVEGLPESTQRVARVVAEGGSTVEYRLLAAVTRLAEDDLIEALRVAVNANILLPAPDGDGYRFRHSLVREAVADDLLPGERSRLNRRYAETLEADPTLVPADERVMRLASYWYHAHDAAKALPAVLAASVTARRRHAYSEQLRLLERAMELWDTTPEDVRSALRPVDYTEVYPPCGCDPATTPLHYLDLMAEAAVAGRLGGERERALKITRRALHLLEDDGDPLRAAWFWVQRSHLVQGLARGDGWAELATAEELVRGLPPSEVHAEVLANVAHWSMVHVPGPEAISAAERAVEYARMVGAREIEMNARLTHAGLIVESGGVETGLDEMFEILRQTVEDGISAVASRVYVNLPNALEAIGRSREAVPILEEGLGYARKFGLSDKEAWIWGNLAESLHSLGRWDRAAESATRAELVGRSAQPRGFHAGNRAALALARGDLPEAARQLTAARGYFGTHDRAPQHELPLTELAIGIAAAEGRLLDARAELERVLDAGFPPGTQRYAWPLLLTAATMEADALCLPVAEQDRAKILHRIREAARPLATNAPVWLAHERWVRAELLRAESADTPDHWYEAVTAFEPLERPYDLARVRHRLAQALLSAPGGAEQPDRDRATELLRLAHAAADHLGARPLADSVALLAQRARLTLTPAPAPGRDDPVRSLGLTGRERDVLRLVALGRTNRLIAEELFISPKTASVHVSNILAKLGVSGRGEAAAVAHRLGLFPAEALHAPITE, from the coding sequence ATGCTCGGGCTTGTGGAGACCAGGTCCGTCAGTCCCGTGTTCGTCGGCCGCACCGAAGAGCTGAACAGCCTGAACGAAGCGCTCGCCCGCGCCGCCGCGGGCGAGCCTCAGGCGTTGCTGCTCGGCGGTGAGGCCGGCGTCGGCAAGACCCGGCTCGTCGAGGAGTTCGCCACCGCCGCCTGCCGCCAGGGCGCGGTCGTCGCCCTCGGCGGCTGCGTCGAGATCGGCGCCGACGGCCTGCCCTTCGCCCCCTTCTCCACCGCCCTGCGCGCCCTGCGCCGCGCCCTGCCCGACGAACTGGCCGCCGCGGCCGCGGGCCAGGAGGAGGAACTGGCCAGGCTGCTGCCCGAGGTCGGCGAGGCCCTCCCCGCCCGGGGCACCGGCCGGCACGACGAGGAGAGCCTGGCCCGCCTCTTCGAACTGACCGCCCGCCTCCTGGAGCGCGTCGCCGCCGAGCGCACCGTCGTCGTCGCCCTGGAGGACCTCCACTGGGCCGACGCCTCCACCCGCCACCTCCTGGCCTACCTCTTCCGCACCCTGCGCACCGGCCGCCTGGTCGTCCTCGCCACCTACCGCGCCGACGACATCCACCGCCGCCACCCGCTGCGCCCCCTGCTCGCCGAACTCGACCGGCTGCGCACGGTCCGCCGGATCGAACTCGGCCGCTTCAACCGGGACGAGGTCAGCCGTCAGATAGCCGGGATCCTCGCCACCGAACCGAACCCCGCTCAGGTCGACGACATCTTCCAACGCTCCGACGGCAACGCCTTCTTCGTCGAGGAACTCGCCGTCTGCGCGACCGAGGGCTGTGGCACCGGCCTCACCGACTCCCTGCGCGATCTGCTCCTGGTCCGCGTCGAGGGGCTGCCCGAGAGCACCCAGCGAGTTGCCCGGGTCGTCGCCGAGGGCGGCTCCACCGTGGAGTACCGGCTGCTCGCCGCCGTCACCCGGCTCGCCGAGGACGACCTCATCGAGGCGCTGCGGGTCGCGGTGAACGCCAACATCCTCCTTCCGGCACCCGACGGCGACGGCTACCGCTTCCGGCACTCCCTGGTCCGCGAGGCCGTCGCCGACGATCTGCTGCCCGGCGAACGCTCCCGCCTCAACCGCCGCTACGCCGAAACCCTGGAAGCCGACCCCACGCTCGTCCCGGCCGACGAGCGGGTCATGCGACTGGCCAGCTACTGGTACCACGCCCACGACGCCGCCAAGGCCCTGCCCGCCGTCCTTGCCGCCTCCGTCACCGCCCGTCGCCGGCACGCCTACTCCGAACAACTCCGGCTCCTGGAACGCGCGATGGAGCTGTGGGACACCACCCCCGAGGACGTCAGGTCCGCCCTGCGCCCCGTCGACTACACCGAGGTCTACCCTCCCTGCGGCTGTGACCCGGCCACCACCCCACTGCACTACCTCGACCTGATGGCCGAGGCCGCAGTCGCCGGCCGCCTGGGAGGCGAACGCGAACGCGCCCTGAAGATCACCAGGCGGGCGCTGCACCTCCTGGAGGACGACGGGGACCCCCTGCGCGCCGCCTGGTTCTGGGTCCAGCGCTCCCATCTCGTCCAGGGGCTGGCCCGCGGCGACGGCTGGGCCGAACTGGCGACCGCCGAAGAGCTGGTGCGCGGCCTGCCGCCCTCGGAGGTGCACGCCGAGGTCCTCGCCAACGTCGCCCACTGGTCCATGGTCCACGTCCCCGGCCCCGAGGCCATCTCGGCCGCCGAGCGCGCCGTGGAGTATGCGCGCATGGTCGGCGCCCGCGAGATCGAGATGAACGCCCGCCTCACCCACGCGGGTCTCATCGTCGAGTCCGGCGGCGTCGAGACCGGGCTCGACGAGATGTTCGAGATTTTGCGGCAGACGGTCGAGGACGGCATCTCCGCCGTCGCCAGCCGTGTCTACGTGAATCTGCCGAACGCCCTCGAAGCCATCGGGCGCTCCCGGGAAGCCGTGCCGATCCTGGAGGAGGGGCTCGGCTACGCCCGGAAGTTCGGCCTGTCCGACAAGGAGGCCTGGATCTGGGGCAACCTCGCCGAATCCCTCCACTCCCTGGGCCGCTGGGACCGGGCCGCGGAATCCGCCACCAGGGCCGAACTCGTCGGCCGGAGTGCCCAGCCCCGTGGCTTCCACGCCGGCAATCGCGCGGCACTCGCCCTCGCCCGCGGCGACCTGCCCGAGGCGGCACGCCAACTCACCGCCGCGCGCGGCTACTTCGGTACCCATGACAGAGCCCCTCAGCACGAACTCCCCCTCACCGAACTGGCCATCGGCATCGCCGCCGCCGAGGGCCGCCTCCTGGACGCCCGCGCCGAACTCGAACGCGTCCTGGACGCCGGCTTCCCACCCGGCACCCAGCGCTATGCCTGGCCCCTGCTGCTCACCGCCGCCACCATGGAGGCCGACGCCCTCTGTCTGCCCGTCGCCGAACAGGACCGCGCGAAGATCCTCCACCGCATCAGGGAGGCCGCCAGACCCCTCGCCACCAACGCACCCGTCTGGCTGGCCCACGAACGCTGGGTCCGCGCGGAACTGCTGCGCGCCGAGAGCGCCGACACCCCGGACCACTGGTACGAGGCCGTCACCGCCTTCGAGCCCTTGGAACGCCCCTACGACCTCGCCCGGGTCCGCCACCGGCTCGCCCAGGCCCTGCTGTCGGCACCGGGCGGCGCCGAGCAGCCCGACCGCGACCGGGCCACCGAACTCCTGCGCCTCGCCCATGCCGCCGCCGACCACCTCGGTGCCCGACCCCTGGCCGACTCCGTCGCGCTCCTCGCCCAGCGCGCCCGCCTCACCCTGACGCCGGCGCCGGCCCCCGGCCGGGACGACCCGGTCCGCTCCCTCGGCCTCACCGGCCGCGAACGCGACGTCCTGCGCCTGGTCGCCCTGGGCCGCACCAACCGCCTGATCGCCGAGGAACTCTTCATCTCCCCGAAGACGGCCAGCGTCCATGTCTCCAACATCCTGGCCAAGCTCGGCGTCTCCGGAAGGGGAGAGGCTGCGGCCGTGGCGCACCGGCTGGGGCTGTTCCCGGCGGAGGCTCTCCACGCGCCGATCACAGAGTGA
- a CDS encoding DUF6191 domain-containing protein, translating to MFNMFEELFAPGRKHTRDEQNRLELTREDVGDGDPGRGPIDLTSGKVVVRRSKPDDDTEEPSQSAPT from the coding sequence ATGTTCAACATGTTCGAGGAACTGTTCGCACCCGGCCGCAAGCACACCCGTGACGAGCAGAACCGGCTGGAGCTGACCCGCGAGGACGTCGGCGACGGCGACCCCGGACGCGGACCGATAGATCTCACGTCCGGGAAGGTCGTCGTCCGCCGGTCCAAGCCGGACGACGACACCGAGGAGCCCTCGCAGAGCGCACCGACATGA
- a CDS encoding PQQ-dependent sugar dehydrogenase — protein sequence MIVHRRAVTAVLAATTLLLTAGCSSDGGGGSGGSPDGGDSASSSGAASGSSPTRQAAEATPPAKGSVKVVRTVAEDLKTPWGLAPLPDGDLLVSSRDDGTITRVDGQSGKKTELGQVSGVSAAGEGGLLGIALSPDYASDHMVYAYFTSDSDNRVVRMVYDEQKASGEQLGAPDTVFKGIPKGFIHNGGRIAFGPDGMLYAGTGESGNTGLSQDRKSLGGKILRLTPEGDPAPGNPFPDSPVYSYGHRNVQGLAWDSKQRLFASEFGQDTWDELNAIKPGGNYGWPTAEGKSDDKNFHNPTAQWHTDDASPSGIAYAEGSVWMAGLKGQRLWRIPLKGTAASADPQSFIKGEYGRLRTVVSAGGDKLWLVTSNTDGRGSPKEGDDKILEIQVS from the coding sequence ATGATCGTGCATCGTCGAGCTGTGACGGCCGTGCTGGCCGCGACCACGCTCCTGCTGACGGCCGGCTGCTCCTCCGACGGCGGAGGAGGGAGCGGCGGCTCGCCCGACGGCGGCGACAGCGCCTCGTCGAGCGGTGCGGCCTCGGGGTCCTCCCCCACCCGGCAGGCCGCGGAGGCGACCCCGCCGGCGAAGGGCTCGGTGAAGGTGGTGCGCACGGTCGCCGAGGATCTCAAGACCCCTTGGGGCCTCGCCCCGCTCCCCGACGGCGACCTGCTCGTCTCCTCACGGGACGACGGCACGATCACCCGGGTCGACGGACAGTCCGGCAAGAAGACGGAGCTGGGGCAGGTCTCCGGGGTCTCCGCAGCCGGCGAAGGCGGCCTCCTGGGCATCGCGCTGTCCCCGGACTACGCCTCGGACCACATGGTCTACGCCTACTTCACCTCCGACTCGGACAACCGCGTCGTGCGGATGGTCTACGACGAGCAGAAGGCGTCCGGTGAGCAACTGGGCGCACCCGACACCGTCTTCAAGGGCATCCCGAAGGGCTTCATCCACAACGGCGGCCGGATCGCGTTCGGCCCGGACGGCATGCTGTACGCGGGCACGGGTGAGAGCGGCAACACCGGCCTGTCCCAGGACCGCAAGTCCCTGGGCGGCAAGATCCTGCGGCTGACCCCGGAGGGCGATCCGGCCCCGGGCAACCCGTTCCCGGACTCCCCCGTGTACTCGTACGGCCACCGCAATGTGCAGGGCCTCGCCTGGGACTCCAAACAGCGTTTGTTCGCCTCGGAGTTCGGCCAGGACACCTGGGACGAACTGAACGCGATCAAGCCGGGCGGCAACTACGGCTGGCCGACCGCCGAGGGCAAGTCCGACGACAAGAACTTCCACAACCCGACAGCCCAGTGGCACACCGACGACGCCTCCCCCAGCGGCATCGCCTACGCCGAGGGCTCCGTGTGGATGGCCGGGCTGAAGGGCCAGCGCCTGTGGCGCATCCCGCTGAAGGGCACGGCGGCCTCCGCCGACCCGCAGTCCTTCATCAAGGGGGAGTACGGCCGGCTGCGCACGGTGGTCTCCGCGGGCGGCGACAAGCTGTGGCTCGTCACCAGCAACACCGACGGCCGCGGCAGCCCCAAGGAGGGAGACGACAAGATCCTGGAGATACAGGTCAGCTAG
- a CDS encoding aldo/keto reductase: MERRKIGAAALAVGAVGLGCMPMSWAYSGSRQRGDESVRAVHRALDLGSTLLDTADMYGPFTNELLLGRVLKERRGDAFVSTKVGLLVGEQHIVANGRPGYVRRACDASLRRLQTDVIDLYQLHREDPEVPVEETWGAMAELVQAGKVRSLGLCAMGARGGRRTGRRLYDATIRQLQRVQQVFPVSAVEAELSVWSPEALGTLLPWCAARGIGFLAAMPLGNGFLTGTLTPGEGFEPDDVRARHPRFTAEMMAANQPIVSGLRRVAARHGEGVTPAQVALAWVLAQGTHVVPVPGTKQERWVTENAAAAGLRLTGQDLTEVAALPSAQGSWD; the protein is encoded by the coding sequence GTGGAGCGCAGGAAGATCGGCGCGGCGGCGCTCGCGGTGGGAGCCGTCGGACTCGGGTGCATGCCGATGAGCTGGGCCTACAGCGGGTCGCGGCAGCGGGGCGACGAGTCGGTCAGGGCCGTGCACCGGGCGCTCGATCTGGGCTCGACGCTGCTGGACACGGCCGACATGTACGGCCCGTTCACCAATGAGCTGCTGCTCGGCCGGGTGTTGAAGGAGCGGCGCGGGGACGCCTTCGTGTCGACGAAGGTCGGTCTGCTGGTGGGCGAACAGCACATCGTGGCCAACGGCCGCCCCGGCTATGTGAGACGGGCCTGTGACGCCTCCCTGCGGCGGCTCCAGACCGATGTGATCGACCTCTACCAGCTGCACCGCGAGGACCCCGAGGTCCCGGTCGAGGAGACCTGGGGCGCGATGGCGGAGCTCGTACAGGCCGGAAAGGTACGGTCGTTGGGGCTCTGCGCGATGGGAGCGCGAGGCGGGCGCCGCACCGGCAGGCGGCTGTACGACGCGACGATCCGGCAGTTGCAACGGGTCCAGCAGGTCTTCCCGGTGAGCGCGGTGGAGGCGGAGCTGTCGGTGTGGTCGCCGGAGGCGCTGGGGACGCTGCTGCCGTGGTGCGCGGCGCGCGGGATCGGCTTCCTGGCGGCGATGCCCCTCGGCAACGGCTTCCTGACCGGCACCCTGACCCCCGGCGAGGGCTTCGAACCGGACGACGTCCGCGCCCGCCACCCCCGCTTCACCGCCGAGATGATGGCCGCGAACCAGCCGATAGTCTCCGGCCTGCGACGCGTCGCGGCCCGGCACGGGGAGGGCGTCACTCCGGCACAGGTGGCGCTGGCGTGGGTGCTGGCCCAGGGCACTCACGTGGTCCCGGTGCCCGGGACCAAGCAGGAGCGTTGGGTGACGGAGAACGCGGCGGCGGCCGGTCTCCGACTGACCGGCCAGGACCTCACCGAGGTGGCGGCACTGCCGTCCGCACAGGGCTCGTGGGACTAG
- a CDS encoding 2-hydroxyacid dehydrogenase, protein MSADVWLPIPPDDIEGLPEGPEYHFWNGDEDFPADPADCAYYVVPYMKPPDVVLRPMPHLSSVEVVQTLSAGVDHVTPGLRHLRPGVRLCNARGVHEASTAELTLTLVLASLRGIPDFVRAQDQGEWRGGFRPSLADKNVLIVGYGSIGSAIEDRLVPFEVARVVRVARSARTTERGPVHPLTELPALLPEADVVILSTPLDETTRHLADAGFLARMKDGALLVNVARGPVVDTKALLAELETGRITAALDVTDPEPLPLRHPLWQAPGVLISPHVGGPTSAFLPRAKRLLADQLNRYVNQEPLRNVILTTGSENA, encoded by the coding sequence ATGAGTGCTGACGTGTGGCTTCCCATCCCGCCCGACGACATCGAGGGTCTTCCCGAGGGCCCCGAATACCACTTCTGGAACGGCGACGAGGACTTCCCGGCGGACCCGGCCGACTGCGCGTACTACGTCGTCCCCTACATGAAGCCGCCGGATGTCGTCCTGCGGCCGATGCCCCACCTGAGCTCCGTCGAGGTCGTACAGACGCTGTCGGCCGGCGTCGACCACGTGACACCGGGCCTGAGGCATCTGCGTCCCGGCGTGCGGTTGTGCAACGCGCGCGGTGTGCACGAGGCGAGCACCGCCGAGCTCACGCTCACCCTGGTCCTCGCCTCGCTGCGCGGGATCCCTGACTTCGTGCGGGCCCAGGACCAGGGGGAGTGGCGCGGCGGGTTCCGGCCCTCGCTCGCCGACAAGAACGTCCTCATCGTCGGCTACGGCTCGATCGGCTCCGCCATCGAGGACCGGCTCGTACCGTTCGAGGTTGCGCGGGTGGTGCGCGTCGCGCGCTCCGCGCGTACCACGGAGCGCGGCCCGGTGCACCCACTCACCGAACTGCCCGCCCTGCTCCCCGAGGCGGACGTCGTCATCCTGTCCACGCCCCTCGACGAGACCACACGTCACCTGGCCGATGCCGGCTTCCTGGCCCGTATGAAGGACGGCGCGCTCCTCGTGAACGTCGCCCGCGGCCCGGTCGTCGACACCAAGGCGCTGCTCGCCGAACTGGAGACCGGCCGCATCACGGCCGCCCTCGACGTCACCGACCCCGAGCCGCTCCCCCTGCGACACCCCTTGTGGCAGGCGCCGGGCGTACTCATCAGCCCCCATGTCGGAGGACCCACCTCGGCGTTCCTGCCGCGCGCCAAGCGCCTGTTGGCGGACCAGTTGAACCGCTATGTGAACCAGGAGCCCTTGCGCAACGTGATCCTTACGACGGGTTCCGAGAACGCTTAG
- a CDS encoding putative bifunctional diguanylate cyclase/phosphodiesterase yields the protein MSSPPSPTTTLDGALRARPARAALLPSRPPVLRGGSSLVHQLLLALVCAAYAVGSALGWGSRELALIMGDFGLSAAAGTAAVSCFLYARDRRVRFRQAWLFFALSSTMASLGNLIWGWYEVVLSRDVPNPSYADLFFLCFAPPAIVGLLVLAKRPVTKAGWVCLGLDSWLIGGSLLTLSWSLALAQAAKSEGPSVAHTALSLAYPLLDIALVSMVLALHFRRSAVNRTAVNTAIGALALTVMCDALFTSPLLHNSYRSGQLLDAGWFAGSLLLAYAPWAAPRHPDGDLRRPAGRTRVVHEHLPRPRFGIQRHPSAQGGQGGQAGQGGDHSRYPVTRPITGSLAALTPYLAAAVCTLGILYNVLNGRSVDRVVLLTGGTVVLALVVRQGIMLLDNITLTQELAQKENHFRSLVQGSSDVIMIAAPNGILRYVSPAAAGVYGRSAEELVGTELAGLIHPEDLGCVVHEVRRFLAASPLEEPTTRIECRFRSGDGGWLNVESTVNRHHGGLIFNSRDVTERVRLQAQLQHNAEHDPLTDLPNRALFTRRVQQALSGRRSSDRGTAVLFIDLDGFKAVNDTIGHQAGDELLVQAARRLQDAVRYGDTASRLGGDEFAALIVGDGTRDRTAREGHILELADRLRVTLSQPYLIDGNDVRVAASIGVAFAEPGLGAGELLRNADLAMYRAKAGGKGRVELYAPQMQQDVVRKAELATRLRAALHDGEFALLHQPVVCLEDGRITSVSAQARWRSSQGVLFTPAEFLRVAEDSDRTQELGRWILEEAVEQAAERAATGLTVPVAVRMSAQRLLDRSLPLGSVEALLTRHGLPSGSLVIELSDADPRVSLDELERRLTAIRRVGVRIALDGFGSGFAAITALRRLPVDVLKLDRSLVEGVVESARLHKITSGLLRIAGDLGLQSVADGVDLPEQVIALRAMGCTHGQGMAFSGPLDEYRLRRALASGHYPVPHGPAEPAFAGGGAEVYTSGVTAVLGGGSVLRSHNETPVPPT from the coding sequence GTGAGCTCGCCTCCCTCTCCTACGACCACCCTCGACGGAGCGCTGCGGGCCCGCCCCGCGAGGGCGGCGCTGCTGCCCTCCCGGCCGCCGGTCCTCCGTGGCGGGTCGAGCCTGGTCCACCAACTCCTCCTCGCCCTGGTGTGCGCGGCATACGCCGTCGGTTCCGCGCTCGGCTGGGGCTCGCGCGAACTCGCCCTGATCATGGGCGACTTCGGGCTCAGCGCCGCGGCGGGCACGGCCGCCGTGTCGTGCTTCCTCTACGCCCGCGACCGTCGGGTCCGCTTTCGGCAGGCCTGGCTGTTCTTCGCGCTCTCCTCGACCATGGCGTCGCTCGGCAACCTGATCTGGGGGTGGTACGAGGTCGTCCTGAGCCGGGACGTGCCCAACCCCAGCTACGCCGACCTGTTCTTCCTGTGCTTCGCGCCGCCCGCGATCGTGGGTCTGCTGGTCCTCGCCAAGCGCCCGGTGACGAAGGCGGGCTGGGTCTGTCTCGGCCTGGACTCCTGGCTGATCGGCGGCTCGCTCCTCACGCTCTCATGGAGCCTCGCTCTCGCCCAGGCGGCCAAGTCGGAGGGGCCCAGCGTCGCGCACACCGCGCTGTCCCTGGCGTATCCGCTGCTGGACATCGCCCTCGTCAGCATGGTCCTCGCGCTGCACTTCCGGCGCTCGGCGGTCAACCGCACCGCGGTGAACACCGCGATCGGCGCGCTCGCCCTGACCGTGATGTGCGACGCCCTGTTCACCTCGCCACTGCTCCACAACAGCTACCGCTCCGGCCAGTTGCTGGATGCCGGGTGGTTCGCCGGCTCCCTGCTCCTCGCCTACGCCCCCTGGGCCGCACCCCGGCACCCGGACGGCGACCTGCGGCGACCGGCCGGGCGCACGCGCGTGGTGCACGAACACCTGCCCAGGCCGCGGTTCGGGATCCAGCGCCATCCGTCCGCGCAGGGAGGGCAGGGAGGGCAGGCAGGGCAGGGCGGTGACCACAGCCGGTATCCGGTCACCCGGCCCATCACCGGGTCCCTGGCCGCCCTCACCCCGTATCTCGCCGCCGCCGTCTGCACGCTGGGGATCCTCTACAACGTCCTCAACGGCCGCAGCGTGGACCGCGTGGTGCTCCTCACCGGCGGCACCGTCGTGCTCGCCCTCGTGGTGCGCCAGGGCATCATGCTGCTCGACAACATCACCCTCACCCAGGAACTCGCGCAGAAGGAGAACCACTTCCGCTCCCTGGTGCAGGGCTCGAGCGACGTCATCATGATCGCCGCACCCAACGGCATCCTCCGCTACGTCTCCCCGGCCGCCGCAGGGGTCTACGGCCGCTCCGCCGAGGAGCTCGTGGGCACGGAACTGGCCGGTCTCATCCACCCGGAGGACCTGGGCTGCGTGGTGCACGAGGTGCGCCGTTTCCTCGCCGCCAGCCCTCTCGAAGAGCCCACCACCCGCATCGAGTGCCGCTTCCGGTCCGGCGACGGCGGCTGGCTCAACGTCGAGTCCACCGTCAACCGTCACCACGGCGGCCTCATCTTCAACAGCCGGGACGTGACCGAAAGAGTGCGCCTGCAGGCGCAGCTCCAGCACAACGCCGAGCACGACCCGCTGACCGACCTGCCCAACCGCGCCCTGTTCACCCGGCGCGTCCAGCAGGCCCTGTCCGGCCGCCGTTCCTCCGACCGCGGCACGGCCGTCCTCTTCATCGACCTGGACGGCTTCAAGGCCGTCAACGACACGATCGGGCACCAGGCCGGGGACGAGCTGCTCGTCCAGGCCGCCCGCAGACTCCAGGACGCGGTCCGATATGGGGACACCGCCTCCCGGCTCGGCGGGGACGAGTTCGCCGCGCTGATCGTCGGGGACGGCACCCGTGACCGCACCGCCCGCGAGGGCCACATCCTGGAGCTCGCCGACCGCCTCAGGGTCACGCTCTCGCAGCCGTACCTCATCGACGGCAACGATGTCCGGGTCGCTGCCTCCATCGGCGTCGCCTTCGCCGAACCCGGCCTCGGGGCGGGCGAGCTCCTGCGCAACGCGGACCTCGCGATGTACCGCGCCAAGGCGGGCGGCAAGGGCCGCGTCGAGCTCTACGCGCCCCAGATGCAGCAGGACGTCGTACGGAAGGCGGAGCTGGCCACGCGCCTGCGTGCCGCGCTGCACGACGGCGAGTTCGCCCTGCTGCACCAGCCCGTCGTCTGTCTGGAGGACGGCAGGATCACCTCGGTCTCCGCCCAGGCGCGCTGGCGCTCCTCCCAGGGGGTGCTGTTCACGCCCGCCGAGTTCCTGCGGGTGGCCGAGGACAGCGACCGTACGCAGGAGCTGGGCCGCTGGATCCTGGAGGAGGCCGTCGAGCAGGCCGCCGAGCGGGCCGCGACCGGGCTCACGGTGCCCGTGGCTGTCCGGATGAGCGCCCAGCGGCTGCTGGACCGCTCGCTGCCCCTGGGCTCGGTGGAGGCGCTGCTGACCCGGCACGGGCTGCCGTCGGGCTCCCTGGTCATCGAGCTCTCCGACGCCGACCCCCGGGTCTCCCTGGACGAGCTGGAGCGCCGGCTGACCGCGATCCGCCGCGTCGGTGTCCGGATCGCCCTGGACGGCTTCGGCAGCGGCTTCGCGGCGATCACCGCGCTGCGCAGGCTTCCCGTGGACGTACTGAAGCTCGACCGCAGCCTGGTCGAGGGCGTCGTGGAGTCCGCCAGACTGCACAAGATCACCAGCGGGCTGCTGAGGATCGCCGGAGACCTCGGTCTTCAGTCCGTGGCCGACGGCGTGGACCTCCCGGAACAGGTCATCGCCTTGCGGGCGATGGGCTGCACCCACGGGCAGGGCATGGCCTTCTCGGGACCGCTGGACGAGTACCGGCTGCGCAGGGCGCTGGCCTCGGGCCACTATCCGGTGCCGCACGGCCCCGCCGAACCCGCGTTCGCGGGAGGCGGCGCTGAGGTGTACACCAGTGGGGTGACCGCGGTCCTCGGAGGAGGCTCGGTCCTTCGCTCACATAATGAGACTCCCGTCCCACCCACTTGA